A single genomic interval of Scyliorhinus canicula chromosome 15, sScyCan1.1, whole genome shotgun sequence harbors:
- the LOC119978965 gene encoding uncharacterized mitochondrial protein AtMg00860-like: MSNLEEVLHQFSEMGIHLKRGKHIFYAKEVTHLVYRMDRDGLLMDEEKVPAIKQAPTLENTTELRWFLSFVNYYGKFIPGLTAILAPLLTMLKMQQEWAWRGSPEEAFARVKQ, encoded by the coding sequence ATGagcaacctggaggaagtcctccACCAGTTTTCTGAGATGGGTATTCACCTCAAGAGGGGAAAGCACATTTTCTATGCCAAGGAAGTTACACACTTGGTGTATCGCATGGATCGGGATGGACTACTCATGGATGAGGAGAAGGTGCCAGCAATAAAGCAAGCCCCCACTCTGGAAAACACGACAGAGTTACGATGGTTCTTAAGTTTTGTAAACTACTACGGGAAATTTATTCCTGGTCTAACAGCCATCCTCGCCCCACTACTGACTATGCTGAAGATGCAGCAAGAATGGGCGTGGAGAGGGTCTCCGGAAGAAGCTTTTGCCAGGGTAAAACAGTAG